The proteins below come from a single Gordonia sp. X0973 genomic window:
- a CDS encoding TetR/AcrR family transcriptional regulator, which translates to MARMTVEQRREALIDAAYRVIADHGVEGATTRKICAQAQMPLASFHYAFESRMALLAAVIDQAVPRDLTSLVDEVREPADGLRGLAGVEREMSESLHNLYELMLVDPGRLQATVSLAIYAHNHPELQAVGRQMWDRLYALAANTLRSVAEMNGTRWTIDAEELGTLMIASTNAITMTWLTTADKTITRRVVDGTVRWMLSYAAEDDLAKRP; encoded by the coding sequence ATGGCGCGCATGACGGTTGAGCAGCGTCGGGAGGCTCTGATCGACGCGGCCTACCGGGTTATCGCCGACCACGGGGTGGAAGGGGCGACGACCCGCAAGATCTGCGCGCAGGCCCAGATGCCGCTGGCGAGTTTCCACTACGCCTTCGAATCCCGCATGGCGTTGCTGGCCGCGGTGATCGACCAGGCCGTGCCGCGCGACCTGACCTCCCTCGTCGACGAGGTCCGGGAACCCGCCGACGGTCTCCGCGGCCTCGCCGGCGTCGAACGGGAGATGTCGGAGTCGCTGCACAACCTGTACGAGCTGATGCTCGTCGATCCCGGCCGGCTGCAGGCGACCGTGTCCCTGGCCATCTACGCGCACAACCATCCCGAGCTACAGGCCGTGGGACGGCAGATGTGGGACCGCCTCTACGCGCTCGCCGCGAACACCCTGCGCTCGGTGGCCGAGATGAACGGGACGAGGTGGACCATCGACGCCGAGGAGTTGGGCACCTTGATGATCGCGTCCACCAACGCCATCACGATGACGTGGTTGACCACCGCGGACAAGACGATCACCCGCCGCGTGGTCGACG
- a CDS encoding MBL fold metallo-hydrolase encodes MTRQDSSLRARASSTVRAAVVSGTNKLADAGLPGAQAIGASPAEIAAEVAASPFLRDGRFVNADPPSPIGGPPVGALVDMVRRPGRPTGTIMVTTPDFAPSARDLAVTWLGHATALVEIDGVRVLTDPVFSRRCSPSQLVGPARLHALPCDIADLPPLDVVLISHDHYDHLDTASVVELARTQPAAVFVCPIGVGAHLRAWGIGAERIRTAQWHDEVAVTGGNGTAIRFAAVPARHFSGRGLDRDLTMWASWAIIGPRHRAFFSGDTGFSEAYEDAGAAFGPFQLNLIAIGAYDPLWPDIHVNPEEAVTIHRMLARGTDALLVPIHWGTFNLARHTWGEPAARLTHAAQPSPGRAPVDIVIPQPGGEVDVVDRTGTATVVPDWWKESA; translated from the coding sequence ATGACCAGACAAGACAGCAGTCTGCGTGCCCGTGCATCCAGCACGGTACGCGCGGCCGTGGTGAGCGGCACCAATAAATTGGCCGACGCGGGGTTACCCGGGGCGCAGGCGATCGGCGCGAGCCCGGCGGAGATCGCGGCAGAGGTCGCGGCCTCCCCCTTCCTTCGCGACGGGCGGTTCGTCAACGCCGACCCGCCGTCGCCCATCGGTGGGCCGCCGGTCGGGGCATTGGTCGACATGGTGCGACGGCCCGGGCGTCCCACCGGGACGATCATGGTCACCACACCCGACTTCGCGCCCAGTGCCCGCGATCTCGCGGTCACCTGGCTCGGTCATGCGACCGCCCTCGTCGAGATCGACGGGGTGCGCGTCCTGACCGACCCGGTCTTCTCCCGGCGCTGTTCGCCGTCGCAGCTCGTCGGTCCGGCGCGACTACACGCGCTGCCCTGCGACATCGCGGACCTGCCGCCGCTCGACGTCGTGCTGATCAGCCACGATCACTACGACCACCTCGACACCGCGTCGGTCGTCGAACTCGCCCGCACCCAGCCCGCGGCGGTCTTCGTCTGCCCGATCGGCGTCGGCGCGCACCTGCGGGCCTGGGGGATCGGTGCCGAGCGGATCCGCACCGCGCAGTGGCACGACGAGGTCGCCGTCACCGGGGGCAACGGGACCGCGATCCGCTTCGCCGCGGTCCCCGCACGGCACTTCTCCGGCCGCGGCCTCGACCGCGATCTCACGATGTGGGCGAGCTGGGCGATCATCGGGCCGCGGCATAGGGCCTTCTTCTCCGGTGACACCGGATTCAGCGAGGCCTACGAGGATGCGGGCGCGGCGTTCGGGCCGTTCCAACTGAACCTGATCGCGATCGGCGCCTACGACCCGCTATGGCCCGACATCCACGTCAACCCGGAGGAAGCGGTCACCATCCACCGGATGCTGGCGCGCGGCACCGATGCGCTGCTCGTCCCGATCCATTGGGGTACCTTCAACCTCGCGCGACACACGTGGGGCGAGCCCGCCGCGCGGCTGACCCATGCCGCGCAGCCCTCGCCCGGCCGGGCGCCGGTCGACATCGTCATCCCCCAACCCGGGGGCGAGGTGGACGTCGTCGACCGGACCGGCACCGCCACCGTCGTGCCGGACTGGTGGAAGGAGTCGGCGTGA
- a CDS encoding HAD-IC family P-type ATPase, whose amino-acid sequence MTVEAPEKTEPVDPARGLTAAQVAQRVAAGQANVSTDKTGRTVGQIVRANVFTRINAMLGVLFILVMLTGSWKNGLFGLIIIANSGIGIIQEVRAKRTLDRLSIVGQAKPTVRRDGQPVAVTPEEIVLDDIIELGPGDQIVVDGETVESAALDVDESLLTGEADPVDKAVGDEILSGSFVVAGSGTYRATKVGSEAYAAKLAAEASKFTLVDSELRTGINRILQVITWLLIPAGILTIVNQLFIAGDGSLAWDSIKPGILGMVAALVPMVPEGLVLMTSIAFAVGVVRLGRRQCLVNELPAIEGLARVNIVCADKTGTLTENGMRLSEVKAIGADESERTTAVLAAMAANDPHPNASMEAIAEAYPDAPNWKLTAVQPFSSALKWSGMSFADASGADAGNWLIGAPDILLDPNSDDAKRASQISDTGLRVLLLAKADVAVDQPDATKSMTPVALVVLEQRVRPDARGTLEYFGHQDVQVKVISGDNARSVGAVASSLGLGSVDGAVDGRQLPKGGEELAEAVSDGTIFGRIRPDQKRAMVKALQSRHNTVAMTGDGVNDVLALKDADIGVAMGSGSSAARSVAQIVLLDNKFATLPYVVGEGRRVIGNIERVANLFLTKTVYAVLLALLIGLAGIAGKLFGFTSLAYPFQPIHVTISAWFTIGVPAFVLSLAPNNERARPGFVKRVLTHAVPNGIIVGLVAFITFVIVNPGGARGPKLGEKIDQLPPEVVQASTATLIALVATAFYVLVVVARPLNWWKAVLLVLSALAYVAIFAWPMNSGPQVHLFGKDRYVFNPQHWFNLDSSNTGMVVVALCAAAVGIIAIEVVNRVLPRFIPEDAVEPEHAVQAEGAEAVGR is encoded by the coding sequence GTGACCGTCGAAGCACCCGAGAAGACCGAACCGGTGGATCCCGCGCGCGGATTGACCGCCGCCCAGGTGGCGCAGCGCGTCGCCGCCGGGCAGGCCAACGTCTCGACCGACAAGACCGGTCGCACCGTCGGGCAGATCGTCCGCGCCAACGTCTTCACCCGGATCAACGCGATGCTGGGCGTGCTGTTCATCCTGGTGATGCTCACCGGATCGTGGAAGAACGGGCTGTTCGGGCTGATCATCATCGCCAACAGCGGCATCGGCATCATCCAGGAGGTCCGCGCCAAGCGGACCCTCGACCGGCTCTCGATCGTCGGGCAGGCCAAGCCGACGGTGCGCCGCGACGGGCAGCCGGTCGCGGTGACGCCCGAGGAGATCGTGCTCGACGACATCATCGAGCTCGGTCCGGGCGACCAGATCGTCGTCGACGGCGAGACCGTCGAATCCGCGGCGCTCGACGTCGACGAGTCGCTGCTCACCGGCGAGGCGGATCCGGTGGACAAGGCCGTCGGCGACGAGATCCTCTCCGGCAGCTTCGTCGTCGCCGGTTCCGGCACCTACCGCGCGACGAAGGTCGGCTCCGAAGCCTACGCCGCGAAGCTGGCCGCCGAGGCCTCCAAGTTCACCCTCGTCGACTCCGAGCTGCGCACCGGGATCAACCGGATCCTGCAGGTCATCACCTGGCTGCTGATCCCGGCCGGCATCCTGACCATCGTCAACCAGCTGTTCATCGCCGGCGACGGTTCGCTCGCGTGGGACTCGATCAAGCCCGGCATCCTCGGCATGGTCGCCGCGCTGGTCCCGATGGTCCCCGAGGGATTGGTCCTGATGACCTCGATCGCCTTCGCCGTCGGCGTCGTCCGCCTGGGCCGACGACAATGCCTGGTCAACGAGCTGCCGGCCATCGAGGGTCTCGCGCGCGTCAACATCGTCTGCGCCGACAAGACCGGAACGCTCACCGAGAACGGCATGCGGCTCTCCGAGGTCAAGGCGATCGGGGCGGATGAATCGGAGCGGACCACGGCCGTGCTGGCCGCGATGGCCGCCAACGACCCGCACCCCAACGCCAGCATGGAGGCGATCGCCGAGGCCTACCCGGACGCGCCGAACTGGAAGCTGACGGCGGTCCAGCCGTTCTCCTCGGCGCTCAAGTGGAGCGGCATGTCGTTTGCCGACGCGTCGGGAGCCGATGCGGGCAACTGGCTGATCGGCGCCCCGGACATCCTGCTCGACCCGAACAGCGACGACGCGAAGCGGGCATCGCAGATCAGCGACACCGGCCTGCGGGTCCTGCTGCTGGCGAAGGCCGACGTGGCCGTCGATCAGCCCGACGCCACCAAGTCGATGACCCCGGTCGCGCTGGTGGTGCTCGAGCAGCGGGTGCGACCAGACGCACGCGGCACCCTGGAGTACTTCGGGCACCAGGACGTACAGGTCAAGGTCATTTCCGGGGATAACGCCCGGTCGGTCGGCGCGGTCGCCTCGTCGCTGGGATTGGGGTCGGTCGACGGCGCCGTCGACGGCCGCCAACTGCCCAAGGGTGGCGAGGAATTGGCCGAGGCGGTCTCCGACGGCACGATCTTCGGACGCATCCGCCCCGACCAGAAGCGCGCGATGGTCAAGGCCTTGCAGTCGCGGCACAACACCGTCGCCATGACCGGCGACGGGGTGAACGACGTACTGGCCCTCAAGGACGCCGACATCGGCGTGGCGATGGGATCGGGCAGCTCGGCGGCGCGCTCGGTCGCGCAGATCGTGCTGCTCGACAACAAGTTCGCGACCCTGCCCTACGTCGTCGGCGAGGGTCGGCGCGTCATCGGCAACATCGAGCGCGTCGCCAACCTGTTCCTCACCAAGACCGTGTACGCGGTGCTGTTGGCACTGCTCATCGGGCTGGCGGGCATCGCGGGCAAGCTCTTCGGCTTCACCTCGCTGGCGTATCCCTTCCAGCCGATCCACGTCACCATCTCGGCGTGGTTCACCATCGGCGTCCCCGCCTTCGTGCTGTCGCTGGCGCCGAACAACGAGCGCGCCCGCCCCGGTTTCGTCAAGCGGGTGCTGACGCACGCGGTGCCCAACGGGATCATCGTCGGGCTGGTCGCCTTCATCACCTTCGTGATCGTCAACCCGGGCGGCGCCCGTGGGCCGAAGCTGGGGGAGAAGATCGACCAGCTGCCGCCCGAGGTGGTGCAGGCGTCGACCGCGACGCTGATCGCCCTGGTCGCGACCGCGTTCTATGTACTCGTCGTCGTCGCCCGCCCGTTGAACTGGTGGAAGGCCGTCCTGCTGGTGCTGTCCGCGCTGGCCTACGTGGCGATCTTCGCCTGGCCGATGAACTCCGGTCCGCAGGTACACCTCTTCGGCAAGGACCGGTACGTGTTCAACCCGCAGCACTGGT